A stretch of the Synechocystis sp. PCC 7338 genome encodes the following:
- a CDS encoding 2Fe-2S iron-sulfur cluster-binding protein codes for MSRSHRILIHDRQNEKDYSVIVSDDRYILHQAEDQGFELPFSCRNGACTACAVRVISGQIHQPEAMGLSPELQRQGYALLCVSYAQSDLEVETQDEDEVYELQFGRYFGAGRVRLGLPLDED; via the coding sequence ATGTCCCGTTCCCACCGAATTTTGATCCACGATCGCCAAAACGAAAAAGACTATAGCGTAATTGTCTCCGACGACCGTTATATCCTCCATCAGGCGGAAGACCAAGGCTTTGAATTACCGTTTTCCTGTCGTAATGGGGCCTGTACGGCCTGTGCGGTGCGCGTCATTTCTGGGCAAATCCATCAACCGGAAGCCATGGGGCTTTCCCCGGAGTTACAACGACAAGGTTATGCCCTGCTCTGTGTTAGTTATGCCCAATCGGATCTGGAAGTGGAAACCCAGGATGAGGATGAAGTATATGAGTTACAGTTTGGCCGCTACTTTGGGGCTGGTCGGGTACGCCTAGGCTTGCCCTTAGACGAGGACTAG
- a CDS encoding precorrin-8X methylmutase translates to MNWHISDAQNLATIDYEIGDHGHTPAQYEILRRVIYATGDFEYLKLLHFSPRVLTIGAAALASRTTIMVDVPMVQVGIVPTLQKTFANPVYCATQSITRPQKERTEEAWGIFNLAHRYPDGIFVIGHGQTALDALMELVAAQRIQPALVIATATNFGDRRDVELNLQEANIPHITVQGRKGGAEVAVAIITALVDLAWQAYEQRAHLN, encoded by the coding sequence ATGAATTGGCATATTAGCGACGCCCAAAACCTGGCCACCATCGATTATGAAATCGGAGACCATGGCCATACCCCTGCCCAGTATGAAATTCTGCGGCGAGTTATCTACGCCACTGGGGATTTTGAGTACCTTAAGCTACTGCATTTTTCTCCACGGGTACTAACCATCGGCGCCGCCGCTCTAGCTTCTCGCACGACAATTATGGTGGATGTGCCCATGGTGCAGGTGGGCATTGTCCCTACTTTGCAAAAAACTTTTGCCAACCCTGTTTACTGTGCTACCCAAAGCATCACCAGGCCCCAAAAGGAAAGAACAGAAGAAGCTTGGGGTATATTCAACCTCGCCCACCGTTACCCAGATGGGATTTTTGTGATCGGCCATGGCCAAACCGCCTTAGATGCGCTGATGGAGTTAGTGGCAGCCCAACGTATCCAGCCAGCCCTGGTCATTGCCACCGCCACCAATTTTGGCGATCGCCGGGACGTAGAGTTAAATTTGCAAGAAGCTAATATTCCCCACATCACAGTCCAGGGAAGAAAAGGGGGAGCGGAGGTGGCCGTGGCCATCATCACCGCCCTAGTGGATTTGGCTTGGCAGGCCTACGAACAAAGAGCCCATCTAAATTAG
- a CDS encoding C40 family peptidase, with protein sequence MTSEQQFTLPASPTGQFICQQDLNLYDNPDRQELATQARQGRYLLLTEKIKQSAVLVEQAEDGYQGWLAEDDLRSLTPAVKVYQAVTATRAEIEQRIPHVLDYLLEAQKRKNYYLWGGNIGPNYDCSGLMQAAFASQGIWLPRDSYQQAAFCQQVVDIQPQRRSDSWDGEKLAAAIARAFLPGDLIFFGNQRVDHVGMYLGEGKYIHSSGKTHGRNAIGIDSLTDLTDPISHTYFQKWWLCGRVIKSFNPVEDHLPSTDIVVDASLLK encoded by the coding sequence ATGACGAGCGAGCAGCAGTTCACATTACCGGCATCCCCCACAGGGCAATTCATTTGCCAACAGGATTTAAATCTCTACGACAACCCCGATCGCCAGGAATTGGCCACCCAAGCAAGGCAGGGGCGCTATTTGCTCTTAACAGAGAAGATTAAACAGTCAGCAGTGTTGGTGGAACAAGCAGAAGATGGTTACCAAGGTTGGCTAGCGGAGGACGATTTACGGAGTTTGACCCCGGCCGTTAAGGTTTATCAGGCAGTAACAGCAACCAGAGCCGAAATTGAACAGCGCATTCCCCACGTACTTGACTATTTGCTGGAAGCCCAGAAAAGGAAAAATTATTATCTTTGGGGAGGTAATATCGGCCCCAACTATGATTGCTCTGGTTTGATGCAAGCCGCTTTTGCTAGTCAAGGTATTTGGTTACCTAGAGATTCCTACCAACAGGCCGCCTTTTGTCAGCAAGTTGTTGATATCCAACCCCAACGGCGATCGGATAGTTGGGATGGTGAAAAGTTAGCGGCGGCGATCGCCAGAGCATTTTTGCCAGGAGATTTAATTTTTTTTGGTAATCAACGGGTGGACCATGTGGGAATGTATCTGGGGGAAGGAAAATATATCCACAGTTCTGGCAAAACCCATGGCCGCAACGCCATTGGCATCGACTCCCTGACGGATTTAACTGACCCCATTAGCCATACATATTTTCAAAAATGGTGGTTATGTGGCCGGGTGATTAAAAGTTTCAATCCCGTTGAAGATCATCTCCCTAGCACGGACATTGTCGTTGATGCCAGCTTGCTCAAGTAA
- a CDS encoding J domain-containing protein → MSLFPIQQGLFSYDVVDHHAILGCPLDATPQEIRKSYLKIAFQLHPDTSKAANEEEQALAAKLFSKFVNPAYEVLSRENDRKEHLLILQQTVSNLASMGQLSFSSTESQQLQGAKQNLELVYRKVVTPLSKGLYEDFKTVFPKIAQVSEYNLIFLMVKGENASARPVFQTSASSKETVPPVPVVPGRSPQTPPSSVNNSPAEDLSPFEKSLRRAQEHFDRRQYDKAIAELKSALKTDPKNAQAHCLLGMAYLKNNMMTMAKVHIGSAVKLDPNDPKVMAAKKELAKHTSADSSQGGAKSSQGGLFGGLFGGKKK, encoded by the coding sequence ATGAGCCTGTTCCCCATCCAACAAGGACTGTTTAGTTATGACGTAGTTGACCACCACGCTATTCTCGGCTGTCCTCTGGATGCGACTCCCCAAGAAATTCGTAAAAGTTATCTCAAAATTGCTTTCCAACTCCATCCCGACACATCAAAAGCTGCCAACGAAGAAGAACAAGCCCTGGCGGCAAAACTTTTCTCTAAGTTTGTTAATCCTGCCTATGAAGTTTTAAGCAGAGAAAATGACCGCAAAGAACACCTGCTCATCCTCCAGCAGACGGTGAGTAATCTGGCCAGCATGGGGCAACTGAGCTTTAGTAGTACTGAGTCCCAGCAACTCCAGGGAGCCAAACAAAATTTGGAGTTGGTTTACCGCAAGGTGGTCACCCCCCTGAGCAAAGGGCTATACGAAGACTTTAAAACGGTCTTTCCTAAGATTGCCCAAGTGAGCGAATACAATCTCATTTTCTTGATGGTTAAGGGGGAAAATGCCTCTGCTCGCCCCGTGTTCCAAACTAGTGCTTCTTCCAAGGAAACGGTGCCTCCCGTTCCCGTGGTACCAGGGCGATCGCCCCAGACTCCCCCATCCTCTGTTAATAATTCCCCAGCCGAAGACCTTTCCCCCTTTGAGAAGAGTTTACGGCGTGCCCAAGAGCACTTTGACCGCCGACAGTACGACAAGGCCATTGCTGAATTAAAATCTGCCCTGAAAACTGACCCGAAAAATGCCCAAGCCCATTGTTTGCTGGGCATGGCCTATCTGAAGAACAACATGATGACCATGGCCAAAGTCCACATTGGCTCAGCGGTGAAGCTAGACCCCAATGACCCCAAAGTGATGGCAGCTAAGAAAGAACTGGCTAAGCATACCAGTGCGGACAGTAGCCAAGGGGGAGCAAAATCCAGCCAGGGGGGCTTGTTTGGTGGTTTATTTGGGGGCAAAAAGAAATAA
- the psb32 gene encoding photosystem II repair protein Psb32 produces MTVAPHHPFNLSIVCRRLLSSLFLSLVLLGLSPAPVLATGVYDLPVLAPASKTFLVDQAEAISLANENRINGDLKKLAQSSGQEARFVVIRRLDFDVTIDGFVNDLFERWYPDETSQSNQTLLVLDTLTNSTALRRGEAAEALLTDEMVDSLLRETLAVPLKDGAKYNQALIEANKRLGAILAGQPDPGPPVLEEISLEGTFTTAEETDDTSATIWVVVLLALATLIPMVTYFWYVGLPGR; encoded by the coding sequence ATGACTGTCGCCCCTCACCATCCCTTTAATCTGAGTATTGTTTGTAGACGTTTGCTCAGTTCTTTGTTTTTAAGCCTAGTACTGTTGGGTCTTAGCCCAGCCCCAGTCTTGGCGACTGGCGTTTACGATCTGCCAGTTTTGGCCCCTGCCTCTAAGACTTTTTTGGTGGATCAAGCAGAAGCCATCAGCCTGGCCAATGAAAACAGAATAAATGGCGATCTAAAAAAATTAGCCCAGTCCAGTGGGCAAGAAGCTCGGTTTGTGGTTATCCGCCGTTTGGATTTTGATGTTACCATCGACGGCTTTGTTAATGATCTGTTTGAACGCTGGTATCCCGATGAAACCAGCCAGAGTAATCAAACCCTATTAGTGCTAGATACCCTCACCAACAGCACTGCTTTGCGTCGGGGAGAGGCGGCGGAAGCCCTATTAACCGATGAGATGGTCGATAGTTTACTGCGGGAAACCCTGGCAGTCCCCCTTAAGGATGGGGCAAAGTATAACCAAGCGTTAATTGAAGCAAACAAACGTTTGGGCGCCATTTTGGCTGGACAACCGGACCCCGGCCCCCCAGTTCTGGAAGAAATTAGCTTGGAAGGAACTTTCACCACGGCGGAAGAAACCGACGATACCAGTGCCACCATTTGGGTAGTAGTGCTGTTGGCGTTGGCAACCCTAATTCCCATGGTGACTTACTTTTGGTACGTGGGCTTACCGGGACGGTGA
- a CDS encoding inositol monophosphatase family protein, with translation MTSAQKPLFSPSDLQTWLEIGTEAALAAGAEIFSLWGKVQEVEEKGRAGDLVTEADRQAEAMILGIIKRHCPDHGILAEESGQWGSGDNPFCWAIDPLDGTTNFAHSYPVSCVSIGLLVQGIPTVGLIYNPFRRELFRAATGLGATLNRQPIQVSSTTSLAKSLLVSGFAYDRVKTLDNNYPEFCYLTHLTQGVRRSGSAAIDLTDVACGRLDGYWERGINPWDIAAGIVIVQEAGGVVSTYDGSPLDLKTGRILATNGKIHHELSQALADSPQWFQDYAVSRVQKD, from the coding sequence ATGACTTCTGCCCAAAAACCTCTTTTTTCCCCCTCTGATCTACAAACTTGGCTCGAAATTGGGACGGAGGCGGCCCTGGCCGCGGGGGCAGAAATTTTTTCTCTTTGGGGCAAGGTACAGGAAGTAGAGGAAAAAGGCCGGGCCGGGGATTTGGTCACGGAAGCCGATCGCCAAGCTGAAGCAATGATTTTAGGCATCATTAAACGTCACTGCCCGGACCACGGCATTTTAGCGGAAGAATCAGGACAGTGGGGGAGTGGGGACAATCCTTTTTGTTGGGCGATCGATCCTTTAGATGGCACCACTAACTTTGCCCATAGTTATCCCGTTTCCTGTGTATCCATCGGCTTATTAGTCCAGGGCATACCGACGGTGGGATTGATTTACAATCCCTTTCGCCGGGAGTTATTTCGGGCAGCCACGGGGTTGGGGGCCACATTAAACCGTCAGCCCATCCAAGTCTCAAGCACCACTAGCCTAGCCAAAAGTCTTTTGGTTTCAGGCTTTGCCTACGACCGGGTTAAAACCTTAGATAATAACTATCCTGAATTTTGCTATCTCACCCATCTAACCCAAGGAGTACGGCGCAGTGGTTCAGCGGCGATCGACTTAACTGATGTGGCCTGTGGCCGACTGGACGGCTATTGGGAACGGGGCATCAATCCTTGGGACATTGCCGCAGGCATTGTTATTGTCCAAGAAGCTGGGGGAGTGGTTTCCACCTATGATGGCTCTCCCCTTGATTTAAAAACTGGCCGTATTCTGGCCACCAATGGCAAAATTCACCACGAACTGAGCCAGGCCCTGGCAGACAGCCCCCAATGGTTTCAGGACTATGCAGTCTCTAGAGTGCAAAAAGATTAG
- a CDS encoding glycogen debranching protein: MEKIWVNEQLDPTGIIYACIACLDEEAAQDCHRSWQENLTPAQKAEGWTAQLRIVGSWDDVPVNALKLSF, encoded by the coding sequence ATGGAAAAAATTTGGGTCAATGAACAGCTAGATCCCACAGGCATTATCTATGCTTGCATTGCTTGTTTGGACGAAGAAGCCGCCCAGGATTGCCATCGTTCTTGGCAGGAAAATCTGACCCCTGCCCAAAAAGCAGAAGGATGGACAGCGCAACTCCGCATAGTTGGCTCCTGGGATGATGTCCCTGTCAACGCCCTTAAGTTAAGTTTTTAG
- the rnpA gene encoding ribonuclease P protein component, with translation MGLPRTLRLKHWQDFQTVYQQGKRHRHSNLLMRVLGDRPTGHSRFGITVSQKVSKKATVRNRLKRQIRAVINHFQPQIKPGFDVVIIVLPQGIGCNYERFLRELEQLFSQAGIIDHGHSRNHLL, from the coding sequence GTGGGACTACCCAGAACACTGCGCTTAAAACACTGGCAAGATTTCCAGACTGTTTATCAGCAAGGAAAGCGACACCGTCACAGCAATTTACTAATGCGGGTTCTCGGCGATCGCCCGACCGGCCATAGCCGCTTTGGCATCACCGTCAGTCAAAAAGTTAGTAAGAAAGCCACGGTTAGAAATCGCCTAAAACGTCAAATTCGTGCCGTCATTAACCATTTCCAGCCCCAAATCAAGCCGGGCTTTGATGTGGTGATTATTGTCTTGCCCCAGGGCATTGGGTGCAATTATGAACGTTTTTTGCGAGAATTAGAGCAGTTATTTAGCCAAGCCGGGATTATTGACCATGGGCATTCGAGAAACCACCTACTATGA
- a CDS encoding EVE domain-containing protein, translating into MAFWLMKSEPVTYGIHHLKAEGETLWDGVRNYQARNFLQSMAVGDQAFFYHSNCKPPGIVGLMTITAAQVVDPTQFDPASPYFDPKATPEKPRWFTIKARFTREFPQMITLPTLKAQFNPEELGVLKKGNRLSVLPVSPAIANRILELA; encoded by the coding sequence ATGGCTTTTTGGCTGATGAAGTCCGAACCCGTCACCTATGGCATTCACCATCTCAAAGCGGAAGGAGAAACCCTCTGGGATGGGGTGAGAAATTACCAAGCTCGCAACTTTTTACAGTCCATGGCCGTGGGAGATCAAGCTTTTTTTTACCATTCCAACTGCAAGCCACCGGGCATTGTCGGACTAATGACCATTACCGCCGCGCAAGTGGTGGACCCCACCCAGTTTGACCCTGCCAGCCCATACTTTGACCCCAAGGCTACTCCGGAAAAGCCCCGCTGGTTCACCATTAAAGCCCGTTTTACCAGAGAATTTCCCCAGATGATTACTTTGCCGACCCTTAAAGCACAGTTTAATCCGGAGGAATTGGGAGTGCTAAAAAAAGGTAACCGTCTTTCCGTGCTTCCCGTCTCCCCGGCGATCGCCAATCGAATTTTAGAGTTAGCTTAA
- a CDS encoding GUN4 domain-containing protein: MTTATHLLKLAATVLLGSLVTTAPAVRAQFMAPAPQNNTAPPIPKVELNFQPLETALAAQQFNQANEITRRLLLSATNRILQGWLTTDTIEQIPCQDLKTIDQLWLEHSKNRFGFTPQLEAFLATGNRPGRLMSPESYDQFGDRIGWRKDNQWVIFKKNLDFTINAPVGHLPSPRDEYQINGGRLEYTALMGRFQACQSGQVPTAPVRFTPFGS; this comes from the coding sequence ATGACCACTGCAACCCATTTGCTGAAACTTGCCGCGACAGTTCTATTAGGAAGCTTGGTGACGACGGCCCCAGCGGTTAGGGCCCAGTTCATGGCCCCGGCTCCCCAGAATAATACTGCCCCCCCCATTCCCAAGGTGGAACTAAATTTTCAGCCCTTGGAAACGGCCCTGGCAGCCCAGCAGTTTAACCAAGCCAATGAAATTACCCGCCGCCTGTTGTTGAGCGCCACCAATCGTATCCTCCAGGGTTGGTTAACTACCGACACCATTGAGCAAATTCCCTGCCAAGACCTGAAAACCATTGACCAGTTGTGGTTGGAACATTCCAAGAATCGGTTTGGCTTCACTCCCCAATTGGAGGCGTTTTTAGCCACGGGGAATCGCCCCGGTAGATTGATGTCACCGGAGTCCTATGACCAATTTGGCGATCGCATCGGCTGGCGTAAGGATAATCAATGGGTCATTTTTAAGAAAAATTTAGACTTTACCATCAACGCCCCGGTAGGCCATCTGCCCAGCCCCAGGGATGAGTACCAAATTAACGGTGGCCGTTTAGAATACACTGCCCTGATGGGTAGGTTCCAGGCCTGTCAATCGGGCCAGGTACCCACTGCTCCAGTGCGCTTTACTCCCTTTGGTTCCTAG
- the yidC gene encoding membrane protein insertase YidC → MDFGIGFISTNIMLPILDFFFGIVHSYGFAIIALTLVIRLGLYPLSAGQIRNMRKMRITQPLMKERQEEIQKRYKDDPAKQQEEMAKVMKEFGNPLAGCLPLLLQMPILFALFATLRGSPFSDINYTVDLQILSQEQAERIIPQTFSTKPQNIYVDEALHYPIAVFLPGGKMLGVGEKTQLEIQSTAGKTFEQVIPEKNSQALTPKYSVTKGEDRIAVSADGTVEALVPGDATVQVTIPGIAARTGFLFIKALGQVGVTGENGEINWDILGMIIFFGFSIYLNQELSGASGGGAANGQAQQQQTINKITPILFSGMFLFFPLPAGVLMYIVMANVFQTIQTLILMREPLPENLQKLLDEQQKASQGRESLPFEKKSNKKKEKTS, encoded by the coding sequence ATGGATTTTGGTATCGGTTTTATTTCGACAAATATCATGCTGCCAATCCTAGATTTTTTCTTTGGGATTGTACACAGTTATGGTTTTGCTATTATTGCCCTCACACTAGTAATTCGTTTAGGGCTTTATCCCCTCAGTGCCGGCCAGATCCGCAACATGCGAAAAATGCGCATTACCCAGCCTCTGATGAAAGAGCGCCAAGAAGAAATCCAAAAGCGATACAAGGACGATCCGGCCAAACAGCAGGAAGAAATGGCCAAGGTCATGAAGGAATTTGGCAATCCCTTGGCGGGGTGTCTGCCCCTGCTCCTGCAAATGCCCATCCTCTTTGCCCTCTTTGCCACCCTGCGGGGATCCCCCTTTTCTGATATCAATTACACCGTTGACCTACAGATCCTTTCCCAAGAACAGGCAGAACGCATCATTCCCCAAACATTCTCCACCAAGCCCCAAAATATCTACGTAGACGAAGCCCTCCATTATCCCATTGCTGTTTTCCTGCCCGGCGGCAAAATGCTTGGAGTCGGAGAGAAGACCCAATTAGAAATCCAGAGCACCGCTGGCAAAACCTTTGAACAAGTAATTCCTGAAAAGAATAGTCAAGCTTTAACGCCCAAATACAGCGTCACCAAAGGGGAAGACCGCATTGCTGTCAGCGCCGATGGCACCGTTGAAGCTCTGGTCCCCGGCGACGCCACTGTGCAAGTTACCATTCCCGGTATTGCTGCCCGCACAGGTTTTCTGTTCATCAAAGCCCTGGGCCAAGTGGGGGTAACCGGTGAAAACGGAGAGATTAACTGGGACATCCTTGGCATGATCATCTTTTTCGGCTTTAGTATTTACCTTAACCAGGAGTTATCCGGTGCCTCTGGTGGTGGTGCTGCCAATGGCCAAGCCCAGCAACAACAGACCATCAATAAAATTACCCCCATTTTATTCAGCGGCATGTTTCTTTTCTTTCCCTTGCCAGCAGGGGTTTTGATGTACATTGTCATGGCCAACGTTTTTCAGACGATACAGACCCTCATTCTGATGCGGGAACCCTTACCCGAAAATCTGCAGAAGTTATTGGACGAGCAACAAAAGGCAAGCCAAGGCCGGGAATCTCTACCTTTTGAGAAGAAAAGTAATAAAAAGAAGGAAAAAACCTCCTAA
- a CDS encoding metallophosphoesterase family protein: MPNPRRIIFGDVHGHFDALTNLFEAIAPNDRDGVYFVGDLIDRGPESAKVVDFVMGNKYHCLLGNHEQMMLDAVGGVNFSPQSLHAWIYSGGKSTLESYDHQIPQSHVDWMRNLPLYLDLGDVWLVHAGVDPRLPIEEQGEAQFCWIRDEFHRYPYPYFANKLIITGHTITFTFADVEPGKLVSGPGWLDIDTGAYHPKSGWLTALELNNQEVYQAHIFTNEVRRLSLEDAVVALPPKNFHRSRQKGKKRGLLG; the protein is encoded by the coding sequence ATGCCCAATCCTCGACGCATTATCTTTGGTGATGTCCACGGCCATTTCGATGCCCTTACTAATTTGTTCGAGGCGATCGCCCCCAATGACCGGGATGGGGTTTACTTTGTCGGTGATTTGATTGACCGGGGGCCGGAAAGCGCTAAAGTGGTGGACTTCGTCATGGGCAACAAATACCATTGCCTGTTGGGCAACCATGAACAAATGATGTTGGATGCGGTGGGGGGCGTTAACTTTTCTCCTCAGTCACTCCACGCTTGGATTTATAGCGGCGGCAAATCAACCCTAGAGAGTTATGACCACCAGATTCCCCAAAGTCATGTGGACTGGATGCGTAATTTACCCCTCTATCTCGATTTGGGGGACGTTTGGCTAGTTCATGCCGGGGTGGATCCCCGCCTCCCCATCGAAGAGCAGGGAGAAGCCCAATTCTGTTGGATTAGGGACGAATTTCACCGCTACCCCTATCCCTATTTTGCCAATAAGTTAATTATCACCGGGCACACCATAACTTTCACCTTTGCCGATGTGGAGCCAGGCAAATTAGTTTCGGGTCCGGGTTGGTTGGATATTGACACTGGAGCCTATCACCCCAAAAGTGGCTGGCTCACGGCCCTAGAGCTGAATAACCAAGAAGTTTATCAAGCTCATATTTTCACCAACGAAGTCCGGCGTCTGTCCCTGGAAGATGCGGTGGTTGCCCTACCCCCCAAAAATTTCCATCGTTCCCGGCAAAAAGGGAAAAAAAGAGGTCTGCTGGGGTAA
- a CDS encoding protein jag, whose translation MEKIVTQAQIWLEELLTLMGFPCSVTVAKDKENTLVMGPWLVIEEKNLSSSQIERLLAENGLALDAIQYLLNTSLRPAVADGGINFTPITVELAEFRSRRQSELISLSEMAAQRVRETLEPVEMADMTAADRRQVHSFFQDSQDLETESQGYEPHRRLVIRPRR comes from the coding sequence ATGGAAAAAATAGTTACCCAAGCCCAAATTTGGCTCGAAGAACTGCTCACTCTTATGGGTTTTCCCTGTTCTGTCACCGTAGCAAAAGACAAAGAAAATACTTTAGTTATGGGCCCTTGGTTGGTTATTGAAGAGAAAAACCTATCTTCAAGTCAAATTGAGCGACTGCTGGCGGAAAACGGGTTAGCTTTAGATGCTATTCAATATTTACTCAATACTTCCCTCAGACCTGCGGTAGCCGACGGCGGCATAAACTTTACTCCCATCACGGTGGAGTTGGCAGAATTTAGATCCCGTCGTCAGTCAGAGTTAATTTCCCTATCGGAAATGGCGGCCCAGCGAGTACGGGAAACCCTTGAGCCAGTGGAAATGGCGGATATGACTGCGGCCGATCGCCGTCAGGTGCATAGCTTTTTTCAAGATTCCCAGGATTTGGAAACAGAGAGCCAGGGCTATGAACCTCACCGCCGTTTAGTAATTCGTCCTCGACGTTAG
- a CDS encoding PH domain-containing protein: MGIRETTYYEGGPHIGDLIVNILLGFTVIFLPLTIGAIVRAIWLRYKITDRRISVTGGWMGKDRTDIVYGEVAKMIKMPRGIGIWGDIVVTLNDRSRLELRAMPNFREVYDYMAERVADKTGRPLEAITQN, translated from the coding sequence ATGGGCATTCGAGAAACCACCTACTATGAGGGCGGCCCCCACATCGGGGACTTAATCGTCAATATTTTATTGGGATTTACCGTCATCTTTCTCCCTTTGACCATTGGGGCGATCGTCCGGGCCATCTGGCTCCGTTACAAAATCACCGATCGCCGTATTTCCGTCACCGGCGGTTGGATGGGCAAAGACCGCACTGACATCGTCTACGGAGAAGTGGCCAAAATGATTAAAATGCCCAGGGGCATAGGCATCTGGGGGGATATAGTTGTCACCCTCAATGATCGTTCTCGGCTAGAACTGCGGGCCATGCCCAACTTTCGGGAAGTCTATGACTATATGGCAGAACGGGTTGCCGACAAAACCGGCCGCCCCCTGGAAGCGATCACCCAAAACTAA
- the petG gene encoding cytochrome b6-f complex subunit V, translating into MIEPLLLGIVLGLIPVTLAGLFVAAYLQYKRGNQFNLD; encoded by the coding sequence GTGATCGAACCCCTATTGCTCGGCATTGTACTTGGACTGATTCCTGTAACCCTAGCGGGGCTGTTTGTGGCGGCCTACCTGCAGTATAAGCGGGGCAACCAGTTCAACTTGGATTAG
- the rpmH gene encoding 50S ribosomal protein L34: MTQRTLGGTNRKQKRTSGFRARMRTHNGRKVIQARRSKGRHRLAV; the protein is encoded by the coding sequence ATGACTCAACGAACCCTCGGCGGAACCAACCGCAAACAAAAACGTACTTCCGGTTTCCGGGCCAGAATGCGTACCCATAACGGCCGGAAAGTTATCCAGGCGCGCCGGAGTAAAGGTCGTCATCGCTTGGCTGTATAG
- a CDS encoding universal stress protein, producing MGYGRILVALDRSELAKEVLQQAIALAQKESSQLMLFYCIPVDSQDLSIYPSFYGEAAIGFSQVIQEHLEERQTEAREWLQSIVQKVQEDGLQCEWDVKVGEPGRWIRDMVKNWDADLVVLGRRGLKGLAEVFLGSVSSYVIHHVQCSVLIVQH from the coding sequence ATGGGCTACGGAAGGATTTTAGTCGCCTTAGACCGCTCTGAATTGGCCAAGGAAGTTTTACAGCAGGCAATCGCCCTGGCCCAGAAGGAATCTTCTCAGTTAATGCTGTTCTACTGTATTCCGGTGGACAGTCAAGATTTGAGTATTTACCCCAGCTTTTATGGGGAGGCAGCCATTGGCTTTTCCCAAGTAATTCAAGAGCATTTGGAAGAACGACAAACGGAGGCCCGGGAGTGGCTGCAATCCATCGTCCAAAAGGTGCAGGAAGATGGATTGCAATGTGAGTGGGATGTGAAAGTAGGGGAACCGGGGCGGTGGATTCGTGACATGGTCAAGAATTGGGATGCAGACTTAGTGGTGCTCGGTCGCCGGGGACTGAAGGGTTTAGCGGAGGTATTTTTAGGTAGTGTCAGTAGTTATGTCATTCACCATGTGCAATGCTCGGTGTTGATTGTCCAACATTAG
- a CDS encoding ComEA family DNA-binding protein, with product MVNFRRRALQHRLQSDPYYRFQSWQELAIAGELGLRIEVNQATVDEWLRLPGLSIHQARQLKELSNLGVQFLALEDLAAALNVPVQQIKPWEPILSFTYADPDSLLAPPKIPVNQADLNQLLTVPNLSPAIATALLQERETRGEYRNLGDLQKRLGLPVALITQLLHYLQF from the coding sequence ATGGTCAATTTTCGTCGTCGGGCCCTCCAACACCGTCTGCAAAGCGATCCCTACTACCGTTTTCAATCTTGGCAAGAATTGGCGATCGCCGGCGAGTTGGGGCTCAGGATCGAAGTCAACCAGGCCACAGTGGATGAGTGGTTGCGCCTGCCGGGGTTATCCATTCATCAAGCCCGACAACTGAAGGAGTTGAGCAACCTGGGGGTGCAATTTTTAGCCCTGGAGGACTTGGCGGCCGCCCTCAATGTCCCTGTGCAACAAATTAAGCCTTGGGAACCCATTCTTTCCTTTACCTATGCTGACCCAGACAGTCTACTAGCTCCACCAAAAATTCCCGTTAACCAAGCTGACCTTAACCAATTGCTCACTGTGCCCAACCTTTCCCCGGCGATCGCCACTGCCTTGTTACAAGAAAGGGAAACCAGGGGAGAATATCGTAACCTGGGGGACTTACAAAAACGCTTGGGATTACCGGTAGCACTGATTACCCAACTGCTTCACTATCTACAGTTCTAA